The following is a genomic window from Solanum stenotomum isolate F172 chromosome 4, ASM1918654v1, whole genome shotgun sequence.
AAGCTTCCTTCCGAGATTGTCTtaataaaaagtgggtcccacacccaaccTCCATTGTTATCCAAAATCCACAAAGGGGTTTGAAATGAGACTAGAAGCCTTAAAAACTACACAAAAGATCATTCTAGAACAAACTCGACATTCTGGAGCCAATCAcgctgacgaaattctcatccCGGTAGGGGTATACCCGCTCTTTGATAAGGAGTGTCAAGCAATACCCCTTCgttagaaaattatattgtacATAGAGGTCAAATTTTggttaaattaatatatatacaagtgTTGACACCTCTTGACACAAGTTAAAAGTTTAGTATAGTTGTTAAGTTGTTGTGAAAATTCATTGAGGTCGTGTGTTCTAGCCCTACTAGcctcataattatattttgtacTACAACCATTGATATCCCTTAATGATAGTCCAAGATCCGCTAAAAGTCTCGGGGCCCAAACCAACCATGCCCCTAGCCTAAAATATCCCTTCTGGAGCTGATGGAGCGGTTAGAATTGCATTTTGAGGCCGTcttcttaaaattttgattgAAGTTACAAGTTTCAAACACTCTAAAATACGAAAACTTGCAAAAAAAACTCGGTGACCGAACTATCAGTTCTAGTAAGTCATAAATTAATTGGGGTCGCTACAAGAAATCTCTAAagctaaaaatatcaaaaaatgaaataaatgacttGGAGGGTCATGAGATGGCGTGTCTCTCTTAGCCACAGTTTTAGTCTGGGTATACTTATATTATTAGGGTTTGAGTCCTCACAATTTACAATATGGTTCTAATGGGTTCTTCCAGGTGCCTTCACCTCAGTTTGTGACTTAACCCAATATTTTTGGTTCATCGTGACTCGAGTTTTCTGATTGTGACACAACCCAATACTCTATTTTGAGTTTTCTACATATGTAATGTGCTaagtttaatataattaaaacgTTTCTTGAGAAatcaaaagtcatttttactATAGGAGTATATGTAAGTTGAATCAACCAACCTATGATTACCAATTTACCACCCcataaatatcaaaatcaaatataaaaaatattgaatcatACCAAATTAGTTTTATATGATAACGATATAGTACTTTTTAAAATACCGAAGTtaccaaaactgaaaatttAAATACCATATTATGCCCACCCCTAATTGGGGCTGGCAAAGTACAAAGAGTTGAAGGCCAAAGGATTTTAAAGCATTGCAATATAGGTGACAAGAGTGCGGACAAAATCCACACCAAAACgctgaaaagaaaaatactatTCCATAGgatcaaaaactaaaaagaaacatCCATCAGTTGCAAGCAATTCATAAGCTAAAAGGGAGCACGAAAACAAAAGAACTAGTTCACACTGTAAATCAATATTATTATCAATGCCAGAATCTCCTTGCTAAGAGAACATCTCTGCAGGTATAGTTTGCACATCTAGTGCCACTCCGTCTTCAATCTCACCCCACCCAATGAGACGCCAGTGGCCACCAACTCGACGGCTGAGCACCACCTTCTCGGCTACGGCAGTGCATACGGGTGCAGTTAGTTGCAACGTTGCACTATTCTTTCTAACTGTAATGATTTGAGCCCCAATTGTCATGGACAAGATATTCAGCATTAGAACCTCACCCTTCAACAGATTTGACACCTGCTTTCCAAAGTCATTTTTCTCAACCCCTACAAGCCGGCGCAGCAATTTAATTTTCCTGATCTGCAGATAACACACATGATGTGAAATAAGTTGCAAGTGGAAAATAATACCACATATTCTAATGATCtggaaaaaaatcaaatggtAAAGTGTATCAGGGGTAGTTATAAATGGCATGATTTAGTATAAGtaataaaagaaattacaaaCAACAGATATAAAGGCTAAAGAATACATACTAACTTTAAGTTTGATGTACACTTCAGGGAGTGCACCGACGTCGCCAAGGACTTGACCAACTAGCATATCACTACGTGATAGGGCAGGATCCATTGACGTGCCAACCCCAATAAGGCCTCCTGGCACAGCAAACTGAAGCTTATTTTGCTCCGCAAATAATGACATAATTCTGGAATATATTGGTTTACAGATGGTTTTTCCATCTGCATTTTTTTCAATGATTCCTGGACGAAGCTCAACAATTTGATTTACCTTTAGAACACCCTAAGCACCAGAGACCAGTGATAAATGTTTagacataataaataattaagaggTTAAGGTCAGATTTAGTCATATTTTGTTACCTATAGTTTCCAAAATTGATCAATGGAAATTATCACAATTTGCATCAAACCACACAATAGGAATATACCTTAGTGATAGTTCCACCTACAACACCACCTTTCATGTCATTAATCCCACAACCAGGCTTATTCACATCGAAAGATCGAACCACAACCATATGAGGAGGTGATACAAAGTCTCTCTTAGGGATAGGAATCTTTGTAATATATTCACAAACAGCATCAATGTTGTAATTAAGCTGTGAGGAAACAGGTACAACTGGCGCATCTTGTGCTACTGTTCCCTGATTGCCATAAGATGCAATTTCATTTTTAGCAAACTGTTTAAATACAAGGTTTGCAAACTCTTGGGAAAGACTAACCTTCAGAAATTCCCGGATTGCCTTATACTGTTTTCTAGCTTGATGCTCCTGTATAGTGTCAACTTTGTTCTGAAGAACTATTAGGTTTTGAAGCTTCAATATGTCAACAGCAGACAAATGCTCTATAGTTTGGGGTTGAGGACAACTTTCATTGGCAGCTATGAGAAGAAAAGCTGCATCCATAACTGTTGCTCCGCTCAGCATTCTAGTCATCAGTATCTCATGCCCCTACCCAAAGCCATAATAAGGCAGTCAAAGCTAAATATTGTTGCAGTAATGTAAATCACACTTTACAGAATAATGGGAGAGGCGGTAAAATGTACAGATGCTTTGTCAGGATATCCAAGTAGTGGCACATAAAAAATTGACTCAACCAATCATCCCACATGCTAATTCCTAGAGAGACTAAAATGCATTAACAAGTTGAGCAtgtctacaaaaaaaaaaaaacttcaaggCAAGGATCATTAAAATGTGTTGTCACGGTGGGAACTCAAAACATTAACAGCCTGAGAAAGATTTAAagacaacaatatttttttcagtAAAATATTGAGCACAGTTGACCCACACAGATGTTTCCAATGACAACAATGCAATTCAATTTTTcgaaagagaaaagaggaagatAAACAAAAACAGCTGTtgaatttcatttgttttatggAAATAAAATCTTGTTAAGGTATTTAACTGAAGTCCAAGATGGGAAAACGCAAATCAACAAAGACATTAACAAATCATCAACAAACATGCAATCTAAAAGCACCAATTCTTGGTAGCTCCTGTTGTCTTAGACCACAACAAATTCAATAAGTAGCTTAATGCAAATCTCTGTAGACTCTTTTTGCTCTTCCCAAaagccaaaagctaaaagctaATTACCAATTTTATGAAAGTTATTTTCATATTGGTTGCTAATTCACAAGCAAGCCCCACAATTTTATAAGACTGTTCTAGAAAATTACAAATGCAAAGAACAAATTCTAGTGCTTTAGCACAAAGTGCAAAATTGTTGATTTATTTGAAGGTTGAACAAACGAAGTAACCATACCGGGCAATCTACAAAAGAAATGTGTCTAAGCAGTTTCATCTTGCAGTTTCTGAATCCAGGAACATCGCATGGAGGATTATCTTCTTTACCACCTCCATATGACCTACAAGATTAGGTAAAGAATAATGATATATTCTTCAAGAAAACAGAGGAACAAATAATTAACCATCAGCACACGTACATGTAGCATAAAGGTTGCGGACAACTTTCATCCTCACATTTGTAAATTTTTGCATTTGCATACCCAAGTTTCACAGTTATGTTACGCTCCAGTTCACATTTGAATCGAGTCGTCTGAAAATTAGATGACATAAAACAACCAAAGAGTTCCATATAGAAGAAGTTTATACCAAACCAAAAGTGTTGAAAGGTCTATAAACATAAGAGTAAGGTATGGCTACCTGGATACCAGAGATTGCTCTGACAAGGGTTGTTTTTCCATGTGCTACATGGCCAATGAGGCCTaacaaattgaaatttaaagtattttagtctATTGATGATTAACAAAGAATGGGTTACAAAATCTTCAAAGAAATTACCAATGTTGATTGTAGGCTGCCTGGATATAACTTCGGGAGAAAGCGGATGTAACTTAGTTACATCAAGCTTCCTTATGTCCTGCTGCTCCATTATCTCTTTCTGAGCCATTCAGAATCCTGTATGCAACAACCCAGATTAGTATCTTTATGATTCCCCTTCACTTCAACCAAAGATAGTGAGCTACTCCAGAAAAAGGAATGAATAATAAAACTAAATTTGTATCAGATAGAACCACTGGGTATGGGTATGTTGTTATAGCagattgaaattgaagaatttttcatcaaaaaagaaaacactGCTTGGCAAGAAAAGTTGAGATTCAAGAACTGAATTCAAACcaaaattataaatgtatatacACTATATCAAATGATTGACTCTTGACATGTAATTAACCCTCTCA
Proteins encoded in this region:
- the LOC125863182 gene encoding eukaryotic translation initiation factor 2 subunit gamma-like, with protein sequence MAQKEIMEQQDIRKLDVTKLHPLSPEVISRQPTINIGLIGHVAHGKTTLVRAISGIQTTRFKCELERNITVKLGYANAKIYKCEDESCPQPLCYMSYGGGKEDNPPCDVPGFRNCKMKLLRHISFVDCPGHEILMTRMLSGATVMDAAFLLIAANESCPQPQTIEHLSAVDILKLQNLIVLQNKVDTIQEHQARKQYKAIREFLKGTVAQDAPVVPVSSQLNYNIDAVCEYITKIPIPKRDFVSPPHMVVVRSFDVNKPGCGINDMKGGVVGGTITKGVLKVNQIVELRPGIIEKNADGKTICKPIYSRIMSLFAEQNKLQFAVPGGLIGVGTSMDPALSRSDMLVGQVLGDVGALPEVYIKLKIRKIKLLRRLVGVEKNDFGKQVSNLLKGEVLMLNILSMTIGAQIITVRKNSATLQLTAPVCTAVAEKVVLSRRVGGHWRLIGWGEIEDGVALDVQTIPAEMFS